From a single Fulvivirga ulvae genomic region:
- a CDS encoding toxin-antitoxin system YwqK family antitoxin, whose translation MRIFILIVSIVIGGCAYDASVPNADNTLTVVSGDSVFNFRAVSKATKTDDQLAYHWFANGSIQRTIGDYSGKLLHGPFEVKNMKSNLLIKGEYIMGLKDGVWKAWHVNGNLKSVYHYNEGLLDGEYALYTEDGHLLKKGNYNDDRLHGKISSYAMGEEVVHKYRKGELIPEKQKEEKPAPSEKNPQDEKGFLKTLFQKKEKDTNPEDLIKENRKNEKRRGRELKKAERARRKAEKEQSKNSKIENN comes from the coding sequence ATGCGGATATTTATTCTCATAGTAAGTATAGTGATTGGAGGATGTGCTTATGATGCTTCTGTCCCTAATGCAGATAACACACTTACGGTGGTTAGCGGAGACAGCGTGTTTAACTTCAGGGCTGTTTCAAAAGCGACCAAAACAGATGATCAACTGGCCTACCATTGGTTTGCCAATGGTAGTATACAGCGGACCATAGGTGACTATTCGGGTAAGCTGCTTCATGGGCCTTTTGAAGTTAAGAACATGAAAAGTAATCTGCTGATAAAAGGGGAATATATAATGGGTTTAAAGGACGGGGTGTGGAAAGCATGGCATGTCAATGGTAATTTAAAAAGTGTATATCATTATAATGAAGGGCTGCTGGATGGAGAGTATGCTTTATATACAGAGGATGGTCATCTCCTCAAAAAAGGGAATTATAATGATGACCGGTTGCATGGAAAAATATCTAGCTACGCCATGGGGGAGGAAGTGGTGCATAAATACCGCAAGGGTGAGTTGATCCCTGAAAAGCAAAAAGAGGAGAAACCTGCACCTTCCGAAAAAAATCCTCAAGATGAGAAGGGGTTTCTGAAAACTCTTTTTCAAAAAAAAGAAAAAGATACTAACCCGGAAGACCTGATAAAGGAAAACAGGAAGAACGAGAAAAGGAGGGGGAGGGAATTAAAGAAGGCAGAAAGAGCACGTCGAAAGGCTGAGAAAGAACAGTCAAAGAACAGCAAAATCGAGAATAATTAA
- a CDS encoding type IV pilus modification PilV family protein, with amino-acid sequence MVGVKVAGSSLIEVIIASVIITAVFVLASLIFINVTRTSAGTVKLRAALIIEDLSIKTKESKEFVSKSYAFDNIIVERSIDAYEGVPGLVQIKFQARTVGNDFILERKELVYVE; translated from the coding sequence ATGGTTGGAGTAAAAGTCGCAGGCTCATCGCTGATCGAGGTGATCATAGCCTCGGTAATAATTACAGCGGTATTTGTATTGGCTTCCCTGATTTTTATTAACGTCACCCGGACTTCAGCAGGTACTGTTAAATTGAGAGCTGCTCTGATTATAGAAGACTTGTCAATAAAAACTAAAGAAAGCAAAGAATTTGTGTCGAAAAGCTATGCATTTGATAATATTATCGTAGAAAGGAGTATAGACGCCTATGAAGGAGTTCCTGGCTTAGTACAAATTAAATTTCAGGCCAGGACCGTTGGCAATGACTTCATTTTGGAAAGAAAGGAATTAGTATATGTTGAATAA
- a CDS encoding PulJ/GspJ family protein has translation MLNKKLAAFSLIEMLVVMLLSSIVLSAAYYTFYKSNMYYSLFTNKQKRVLNIASFNTQLRKDLERCNMASRVNNRIVLKGGDREVNYISLNNLLIREQGLMRDTLEGKVVKFVTKLKWKKLEDGLLDEIFIEFVADESIHTIHQRKRYCSEDLIHNSRFGRWQ, from the coding sequence ATGTTGAATAAGAAACTTGCTGCTTTTTCCCTGATCGAAATGCTGGTAGTAATGCTCCTGAGCAGCATTGTGCTTTCCGCGGCATATTACACATTTTATAAGAGTAATATGTATTATAGTTTATTTACCAATAAGCAAAAAAGAGTATTGAATATTGCAAGCTTCAATACTCAACTGCGAAAGGATTTAGAACGGTGCAATATGGCTAGCAGGGTCAACAACCGGATAGTGTTAAAGGGCGGTGACCGGGAGGTCAATTATATATCATTGAACAATTTATTAATTCGGGAGCAGGGACTGATGAGGGATACGCTGGAAGGCAAGGTCGTTAAGTTTGTAACAAAACTTAAGTGGAAAAAACTGGAAGATGGGTTACTCGATGAGATATTTATTGAGTTTGTGGCGGATGAAAGTATACACACGATACACCAGCGAAAGAGATATTGTTCGGAGGACTTAATTCATAATAGCCGGTTTGGTCGATGGCAGTAA
- a CDS encoding type II secretion system F family protein, which produces MAVNINQYKKKQQSSEKSGKDFLSDLLSKDISLGSGKISDKIKAEFYLELSMMLNAGVDLKTALEIFEQEQAKAKIRNIFLGIKERLISGATLSGAMASESEFSKYEIFSLEIGEESGKLSEVLDELHKYYDRRIKQRKQMISALSYPILIFSTSIAAIIFMLAFIVPMFSDIFKRFGGELPAMTQFILNISNAVTENYYYLLLVITLLILAWFNFRKTEWFDKALTKIILMIPLFGKIYKNIYLSRFCSSMALLTGAKVPLIQSMQLVRQMISFYPITMSLISAEKEILHGNTLFKSLSRHSIYSRKMLAQLKVGEEINQLEAFFSRLSKQYSEEVDLLTGLLGTFLEPIIIIVLGLFVGFILIAMYLPMFEISSSMGL; this is translated from the coding sequence ATGGCAGTAAATATTAATCAATATAAAAAAAAGCAGCAGAGCTCTGAAAAGAGTGGGAAGGATTTTCTGTCTGATCTGTTATCGAAAGATATTTCTTTGGGTTCAGGTAAAATATCTGATAAGATAAAAGCGGAATTTTACCTGGAGCTATCGATGATGTTAAATGCCGGTGTGGATTTGAAAACAGCTTTAGAGATCTTTGAGCAAGAGCAGGCCAAGGCTAAAATCAGGAACATATTTCTTGGCATTAAGGAGCGGCTTATTTCAGGTGCAACGCTTTCAGGAGCAATGGCCAGTGAAAGTGAATTTTCCAAGTATGAAATATTCAGTCTGGAAATAGGGGAAGAATCGGGGAAGTTGTCAGAGGTTCTGGATGAGTTGCATAAATATTATGACAGGCGCATTAAACAGCGAAAACAAATGATCAGTGCCCTGTCTTATCCTATATTGATATTTTCCACTTCCATTGCTGCTATTATTTTCATGCTGGCATTCATTGTTCCCATGTTTTCGGATATCTTTAAAAGATTTGGTGGAGAATTGCCCGCTATGACACAGTTCATACTCAACATTTCTAATGCAGTAACTGAAAACTATTATTACCTTTTGCTCGTCATTACTTTGTTGATATTAGCTTGGTTTAATTTTAGGAAAACTGAATGGTTTGATAAGGCTCTTACGAAGATAATTCTAATGATCCCGCTGTTTGGTAAAATATATAAGAATATCTACTTATCCAGATTCTGTAGTTCAATGGCATTGCTCACCGGTGCTAAAGTCCCTCTTATTCAATCAATGCAACTGGTTCGTCAAATGATTAGTTTCTACCCCATAACCATGTCATTAATTAGTGCAGAAAAGGAGATACTACACGGGAATACTTTATTTAAAAGCTTGTCCAGGCACAGTATTTATAGCAGAAAGATGCTGGCTCAACTAAAAGTAGGCGAAGAGATCAATCAACTGGAGGCGTTCTTCTCCAGGCTTTCAAAGCAATACTCTGAGGAAGTTGATCTGCTGACAGGCCTTTTAGGAACTTTTTTAGAGCCTATAATTATTATCGTGCTTGGCCTTTTTGTTGGCTTTATTTTAATAGCTATGTATTTGCCCATGTTTGAGATATCAAGTTCTATGGGACTATAG
- a CDS encoding acyl-CoA reductase produces MAELKETIAVFSELGKRIDNLDEETTTELIAKARSNNSWFTRESVESALKGIVNYLQEGKLNRWAEAYPIRNQNKKVGIVMAGNIPLVGFHDVLSVIISGNQAHIKLSSQDTALMTYVVHELIAIAPALEKQIIIRDQLKDIDAIIATGSDNTSRYFNYYFGKYPNIIRKNRTSCAILTGSEADEDLAQLGNDIFKYFGLGCRNVAKLYVPKGYKFDQFYAAIELFKYVSDHHKYNNNYDYNKSIYLVNGVPHLDNGFLMLKEDKAMVSPISVIFYEQYASESELEALLEANKEKIQCIVSNNSNRPDSISFGNAQQPELWDYADGVDTMKFLVTL; encoded by the coding sequence ATGGCAGAACTTAAGGAAACGATCGCAGTATTCTCGGAACTGGGAAAAAGAATTGATAACCTGGATGAAGAGACAACAACGGAGTTAATTGCAAAGGCCCGGTCAAACAATTCCTGGTTTACCCGGGAAAGTGTAGAATCTGCACTTAAAGGTATTGTCAACTACCTGCAAGAGGGTAAATTGAACCGGTGGGCTGAAGCGTACCCTATAAGAAACCAAAACAAGAAAGTAGGCATAGTGATGGCCGGCAATATACCTCTCGTAGGATTTCATGACGTGCTTTCCGTCATAATCAGTGGCAACCAGGCGCATATTAAACTAAGTTCTCAGGATACCGCGTTGATGACCTATGTGGTTCACGAGCTTATTGCCATTGCACCCGCACTGGAAAAACAGATCATCATCAGAGACCAGCTAAAGGACATAGATGCCATTATCGCCACCGGAAGTGATAACACCAGCAGGTATTTCAATTATTACTTTGGCAAGTATCCTAATATCATCAGAAAGAACAGGACTTCATGCGCAATATTAACGGGCTCTGAGGCTGATGAAGATCTGGCTCAGCTCGGCAATGACATTTTTAAATACTTTGGATTAGGTTGCCGCAATGTAGCTAAATTGTATGTTCCAAAAGGATATAAGTTTGACCAGTTTTACGCCGCGATAGAGCTCTTCAAGTACGTTTCAGACCATCACAAATACAACAACAACTACGACTACAACAAATCCATCTACCTGGTAAATGGTGTACCCCACCTCGACAATGGCTTTCTCATGCTCAAGGAAGACAAGGCAATGGTCTCCCCTATCTCTGTCATCTTCTACGAGCAGTACGCCTCAGAAAGTGAGCTGGAGGCTCTACTTGAGGCTAATAAAGAGAAAATCCAATGTATAGTCTCCAACAACAGTAACAGACCTGACAGCATCAGCTTTGGAAATGCCCAGCAGCCTGAGCTTTGGGATTATGCTGACGGGGTTGATACTATGAAGTTTTTGGTGACGCTTTAA
- a CDS encoding 4Fe-4S dicluster domain-containing protein: MAIMITDECINCGACEPECPNTAIYEGGIEWTWSGGTELTEVEMEDGVVIGGDESQGPVSDEFYYIVPGKCTECTGFHEEPQCAAVCPVDCCVPDPDYEETEEELVAKKEWLHNE; encoded by the coding sequence ATGGCAATAATGATAACTGACGAATGCATCAATTGTGGTGCATGTGAGCCGGAATGCCCCAATACTGCAATTTACGAGGGTGGTATAGAATGGACATGGAGTGGAGGTACTGAACTGACAGAAGTGGAGATGGAAGACGGTGTGGTAATAGGTGGTGACGAGAGCCAGGGACCCGTATCTGATGAGTTCTATTATATTGTGCCGGGAAAATGTACGGAATGTACGGGTTTTCATGAGGAGCCTCAATGTGCGGCTGTATGCCCTGTGGACTGCTGTGTTCCTGACCCGGATTATGAAGAGACCGAGGAAGAGCTGGTAGCCAAAAAAGAATGGCTCCATAACGAATAA
- a CDS encoding DUF58 domain-containing protein, translating to MKIDLNQVKNLGHIDFLAKQLVEGFITGLHKSPYHGFSVEFAEHQLYNTGESTRHIDWKVYAKTDRLYTKRYEEETNLRCQIVIDNSSSMHYPQNTKGKLTFSILASAAIAYLLQKQRDAVGITSFSDQIEVTTPIKSTGTHLNKIFIQLENLLNQQSNLKKTAVANILHEVAEKNHRRSLIIIFSDMFDNENELDEIFKGLQHLKHNKHEVLLFHVSDKNTEYTFEFEDRPYEFIDLESGEKLKLQPHEVKEHYTKQVREYYQQLALRCGQLKIDFIEADINEDYNDILNAYLIKRSKLK from the coding sequence ATGAAAATAGACTTAAATCAGGTCAAAAACCTGGGGCATATCGATTTTTTGGCCAAACAGCTGGTTGAGGGTTTTATTACCGGACTGCACAAGTCTCCTTACCATGGTTTTTCAGTGGAATTTGCTGAACATCAGCTATATAATACCGGAGAAAGTACGCGGCATATCGATTGGAAAGTGTATGCTAAAACTGATCGTTTGTACACCAAAAGATATGAAGAAGAGACTAACCTTCGCTGTCAGATCGTTATCGACAATTCATCTTCCATGCATTATCCTCAAAACACTAAAGGCAAGCTAACTTTTAGTATTTTAGCTTCCGCAGCCATAGCCTACCTTCTGCAAAAACAACGAGACGCAGTCGGTATTACAAGTTTTTCAGACCAAATAGAAGTTACTACTCCCATAAAGTCCACGGGAACCCACCTCAATAAGATTTTTATCCAACTTGAAAACCTGCTTAATCAGCAAAGCAACCTCAAAAAAACAGCTGTTGCCAATATCCTTCATGAAGTGGCGGAAAAGAACCATCGCAGGTCATTGATAATCATATTTAGCGATATGTTTGATAATGAAAATGAATTGGACGAGATATTTAAAGGGTTACAGCACCTGAAGCACAACAAACACGAAGTACTGCTGTTCCATGTATCGGATAAAAACACTGAATATACGTTTGAGTTTGAAGATCGCCCATACGAATTTATAGACCTCGAGTCTGGTGAAAAGCTAAAGCTTCAACCACATGAGGTTAAGGAGCATTACACAAAGCAGGTCAGGGAGTATTATCAACAACTGGCTCTAAGGTGCGGCCAACTAAAAATAGACTTTATTGAGGCTGATATCAATGAGGATTATAACGATATTCTAAATGCTTACCTTATAAAAAGGTCAAAATTGAAATAA
- a CDS encoding DUF3276 family protein — translation MEENNTNEREEIFSERVRAGKRTYFFDVKATRSNDYYLTITESKRRYKDDGFTYEKHKIFLYKEDFNKFVEALNNTVNHVKDELLPDIDFTQFDRPADMDGEESDVRRSEIDTELKWD, via the coding sequence GTGGAAGAGAATAATACCAATGAAAGAGAGGAAATATTTTCAGAACGAGTAAGGGCAGGAAAAAGAACGTATTTCTTCGATGTTAAGGCAACGCGTTCAAATGACTATTATCTGACAATTACCGAGAGCAAGAGGAGGTATAAGGATGATGGGTTTACCTACGAAAAACATAAGATCTTTTTATATAAAGAAGATTTTAACAAGTTTGTTGAAGCCTTAAATAACACTGTAAATCATGTAAAGGATGAATTGCTTCCTGATATTGATTTTACTCAGTTTGACAGACCTGCTGATATGGATGGAGAAGAGAGTGATGTGAGAAGAAGCGAGATCGATACTGAATTGAAATGGGATTAA